The genomic DNA CAATATCAGCAGTAAGGTGGTAAGCATAACGTAAACGACTACCAGTACCACCCTGTATTACGGCACGCATCATATCAATCATCTGATAAGAACTTACCTCTGAAATAACTTCAGTCATCAATGGCTGGAACTTTGCAATGACGTTTCCGTGGCTGTCCTCAATCTTTGTAACAAAGAGCGGAGCACAACGAATACCACCATTCGCAAAAGTTGTATAAGCACTTGCCATCTCACCTACAGAGGCTTCACAAGGTCCAAGACATAGAACAGGACTCGTATTCTTATCAATATCTGGGTTATTCAATCCAAAATCATGCAGAATATTTACAAACTGAGAAGGACCGAGGAGGTTGATTAGATAAGCCGAAATCCAGTTGTTAGACTGCTGTAAACCCCATCGTAAAGGTACTTCTTGACCATAACGAGCACGAGAGCCATTACGAGGTGTCCAGCCACCATAGGTACGCTGTACGTTTGGAGCGAGCGTACAAGGAGTCATACCATTCTGCATGGCAAGCGCATAGAGGAATGGCTTGATCGTTGAGCCCACCTGACGACGACCACCCATCACAACATCATACTTGAAGTGCTGATAATCAATACCACCCACATAAGCCTTAACAGCACCCGTATGTGGGTCCATACTAACAAAGGCAGAACGGAGGAACGACTTATAATAACGTATAGAGTCGATTGGTGTCATCACCGTATCAATATCACCATGATAAGTGAAAAGTGTCATCTCGTGAGGTGTACGGAAACTACGTTTTATCTCTTCAGGTGTTGCCCCCTGCTCTTTCAGACGTTGATAGCGCAGTGTCTGACGGCATGAACGATTCAAAATCTCTTTTATCGTACGACGAGAAATATTAGATGAGAATGGAGCATTCTTCTTATAACGCATTGCAAGATTAAACTGTGACTGTAAGTATCCACCCACATGTTTACGTACAGACTCCTCGGCATACTGCTGCATGCGCGTATCAAGGGTTGTATAGATACGCAAACCATCAGTATTTACATTATAAGGTTCACCATTACGCTTTGTATTCTTATTACACCAACCATAAAGTGGGTCCTGTTCCCATGCGATAGAATCAAGAACAAACTGACGATTCTGCCATGATTGATAATTCTCTCGCTCTGGCTTCTTAGCCATCATATACTGACGAAGGAAAGCTTGGAAATAGTCACCAGCACCACTCACGGGTTTTGGTTTTGTGAAATGGAGTCCCAAAGGACGCTGTGAAAGTTCTGCATACTCACTTTTCGTTACATAACCAGACTTAACCATCTGCATCAAAACCACATTACGACGCTGCACGCAACGCTCTGGGTGACGAAGTGGATTGAACATGGATGGGTTCTTACAAAGTCCCACTAACATAGCGGCCTCAGTCACTGTCAACTTACGAGGTTCCTTGTCAAAATAGACATTTGCAGCTCGCTTGATACCCACAGCATTATGAAGGAAGTCGAAATAATTAAAATACATTGCAAGAATCTCTTCCTTCGTAAAGTGACGTTCCAACTTCACTGCAATAATCCATTCAATAGGCTTCTGTAAAAGACGTTCTACCATGCTATGTGCCTTTTCTGAGAAAAGCTGCTTAGCAAGCTGCTGTGTGATTGTAGAACCACCACCAGCACTCGCCTGTCCCATCACACCACGTTTCACAACTGCACGTCCAAGTGCTATAAAGTCAATACCAGAGTGATCATAGAAACGTTCATCTTCCGTAGCAACAAGTGCATGAACAAGATGTGGCGACAGTTCATTATAGTCGATTGCCACACGGTTATTATTATCTGCGTTCCAAGTACCGATAAGCTGCTGATCTGAAGAATAAACCTGTGAAGCAAACTTATCAATAGGGTTAGACAGCTCATCCATATTAGGCATGTATCCCACCCATCCGTTCCATACAGAGATGAAGAATACAAAGACTAAGCCTAATATGGCAAGAAGTGATCCCCAAAGGAAATGTACAAAATGTCTTCTCATAAATTGTGAAAAATATTATGCAAAGATAATGTAAATCAATGGATAAGCAAAATAAATAGATATTTTTTTGATATAGGTGGATATTTCCTTTTTATACTTCGTTGATTAGAAAATAATAATGTAACTTTACCAACAGAAAAGAACTAAAACATCACAAAACAAATATGGAAAAGCATAACTTTGTGAATATCCAGGGGTTAGACCGTGAACAACTGCTCTATCTCATTGAAATGGCTCAAGAGTTCGAGAAGTACCCTAATCGAGAGCTACTTAAAGGTAAGGTTATTGCAACACTCTTCTATGAGCCGTCAACACGTACCCGACTTAGTTTTGAAACTGCTGCTAACCGACTCGGCGCACGTGTCATTGGCTTTACCGATGCAAAAGTTTCGAGTGTCAGTAAAGGCGAAACACTAAAAGACACCATCCTCATGGTTTCCAACTATGCGGATGCTATTGTCATGCGACACTATATAGAAGGTGCAGCACAATATGCTTCTGAAGTGGCACCTGTGCCTATCATCAACGCTGGTGACGGTGCACACCAACACCCTTCACAATGTTTGCTTGACCTTTATACTATCTATCAGACACAAGGCACATTAGAAAATCTGAACATCTATCTTGTTGGTGACCTAAAATATGGAAGAACAGTTCATTCTCTCCTTATGGCTATGCGTCATTTTAATCCAACGTTTCACTTTATTGCGCCAAAGGAACTCGCTATGCCAGAGGAGTATAAAGTGTATTGTCGTGAACACAATATCCGCTTTGAAGAACACGAGGATTTCACACCGGAAGTAATTGCCAATGCGGACATAATATACATGACTCGCGTACAGAAAGAGCGTTTCTCTGACCTAATGGAATATGAGCGTGTGAAGAATGTTTATATCCTACGACGTGATATGCTCTCTTTGGCTCGTCCGAATATGAAGATTCTTCATCCGCTTCCACGTGTAAACGAGATTGCATACGATGTCGATGATAGTCCACACGCTTACTACATAGAGCAGGCTCGCAATGGTCTCTTTGCGCGTGAAGCAATCTTCTGTCATTGTCTTGGTATATCTATGGAGGAAGTAAAAAAGATAAGACAATTTTGGAATAATAACTTTATCATTTTTACGAGTATGAGTAAATTAAAAAAGAGTACGTTTGCCGCTTTGCTACTGATAGTTTTGACCACCATATTCAGCTGTGAACTAAACTCTGAAGATGGTCGTTGGGATCCTATGAAGTGGACTTCGAACCGTCCAGGAGACCCAAGAAAGATTACTGCTACAGCAGAAGGAGGAACTTATCAATTAAAATGTACCAACTATGGGGGACCATGGATTAGTAGCGTGACATCTCCAGACACAACCATCTATGGTTTAAGTAAAGAGCAAGATTTTCATCATATTCAATATGATTGGTACGATGTATTAGCGAAAGGAAATACTTTTTATATCACTCTCCTCCCCAATACAACTGGCAAAGAACGCAAATTATCTATCGATGTGACAGCTGGCGATATCTTCGATCATGTAGTAGTGATACAAAACAAATAAAAATACTCATAATTCCTATATAATTTTATTCATTTTATGAACATGAACAAATTTAAGAATGTAACGCTTGCAGCATTGTTGCTGATTATTTTGACCACTATATTCAGTTGTAGAAAGAATACAGATGATGACATTAATAGAACAACTTTTAAGTGGACTTCTGATTATACTGGTGACCCAAGGAATATAACAGTTCCTGCTAAAGGAGGTACCTATAAGTTGGTATGCACCAACTACCAAACTCTGCGATTTGCAAGTAAGACTGTTGATGATTCATCAGTAATATATGGAGAAGAGGTAATCAGTACTGGCATTGTTGGAAAATGGTTCACAGCAGAATTAACAGGTAATACACTCACGATTACCATCGCCCCCAACACCACGGGTAAAATACGTAAGTTAATCTTTGGGCTAAGAGCAGATGATGCCGTAGATAGAGTGAAAATCACCCAAGAAAAATAGAATACATACTCATAATGCCTATGAGTGAACAAAGAAAATAGCCCACAAACACCCTGTCAGGCATTCCTTAATTTTAAGGAGACAGAGTGAGGCTTATATAATTATGTCAAAGAAAGAACGTCTGGTAGCTGCTATTGAGAGCGGCACCGTTATAGATCATATTCCAGCTGAAAAGACCTTTCAGGTGGTAAACCTACTACAGCTCCAGAAGCTCTCCACACCTGTTACTATCGGTTTCAACTTCTCATCGAAGATGGTAGGCACAAAGGGAATCATCAAGGTGAGTAACAAGTTCTTTACCGATGATGAAATCTCCCGTCTGTCGGTCGTGGCACCGAACGTGGTGTTGAACATCATTAATGACTATGAAGTGGTAGAGAAGAAGAAGGTTGTGACACCGGACGAGCTTCGGAGCATTGTAAGATGCAACAATCCAAAGTGTATCACTAATAACGAACCAATGAATACTATCTTCCACGTTGTTGACAAAGAACATGGTATTCTTAAATGCCATTACTGCGACAAAGAACAGGAAATGGAGAAGGTGGAACTTGTGTAGGTTGCAAGTTGGTGAGTAAACAAGTTTACAAGTAGACAAGTTGCTTGTTTCGAGGGAGACGGATTGATAAGTTAAACAACTATATATTAGTAATTTAATTGGTATAATTAAAGCTAATTAGAACATGATATTTCATAAATTATTAGCTTGTTTATTCTCCCCAAATACTATCTCTACCAAATTATTTTCATGAAAGAAAATATTTATTTACATGAGGAGAAATATTTTTTTCATGAAAATAAATATTTCTCCTCATGAAGATAAATTAAGACTAACTTAGCAGAAGTACTAAGACAAATAGCTATTACACGTTTTATTAACCAACAAATCATTACACAACAAATATGTTTTCTCATTTTTTTTTCGTACATTTGCAAGCATAGTATAAGGATGAATTTCATTCATTCGTATAGATGTAAGAGAATATTAATGGATAATAGGAGTGCGACTTTAGAGTTAGGAACAAAGCCTGTAGGTAAATTGCTGGTACAATACGCCTTTCCTGCAATTATTGCTATGATAGCAGCCTCACTCTATAACATAATAGACCGGATATTCATTGGTCAGATTGTAGGACCGATGGCGATATCTGGTTTGGCTATCACTTTCCCTTTTATCAACCTTGGAGCTGCTTTTGGAGCAGCGGTAGGAATAGGAGCATCAACATCTATCAGTGTGAAATTAGGTCAGCGCGACTATGAAACAGCAGAAAACATTCTTGGTAATACTGTTACACTGAATTTGATTATAGGAAGCTCTTTCGGAATAATATGCCTTATCTTCCTCGACCCTATCTTACGATTCTTTGGAGCAAGTGATGCTACAATTCCATACGCCCGTAGTTTCATGGAGGTTATCTTGGCAGGTAACGTCATCTCACACATGTATTTTGGGATGAATGCAGTACTACGTGCGGCTTCAAAACCTCGTCAAGCAATGACGGCAACGATTTTCACCGTCCTGATGAATATTGTTTTAGACTTTATCTTTATCAGACTCTGGGGATGGGGTATTCGTGGTGCAGCTTTCGCAACAGTTCTGTCACAAGCATTAGCATTATGCTGGCAGATGAAGCAATTTACCAATAAAGAGGAAATATTACATCTTAAGCGTGGCATCTACCGACTTAAAAGATATTTGGTAGAAAACATTATTTCTATCGGCATTTCCCCATTCTTGATGAATGTATGTGCTTGTATTGTGGTTATTTTTATGAATAATCAACTTGTAAGATACGGTGGGGATATGGCTGTCGGAGCATTCGGTATAGCCAACAGTATTGCGATGATTTTTGTTATGTTCATCATTGGATTAAACCAAGGAATGCAGCCTATTGCTGGATATAACTATGGTTCGCAACAGACAGATAGACTTATGAGGGTGCTTAAACTTACTATCTTTGCTGCAACAGGAATAATGATAGTAGGTTGGCTAATTGCTCATTTAGCTCCCTATTTCTGTGCCCGTATGTTCACAACAGACCCAGAGTTGATTCGACAAGCTATCAAGGCGATTCAAATAAACATGATGATGTACCCACTTGTGGGATTTCAAATGGTAGTGACAAACTTCTTCCAGTGCATAGGGAAAGTGAAGATAAGTATCTTCTTATCTCTCTCACGCCAACTACTCTTTTTAATTCCATTTCTTGTTATTCTACCACAGTTCTTCAAATTAGATGGTGTATGGGCATCGTTGCCTTCAAGTGATTTGTTAGCATCATTAGTTGCTGCCTTCATTATGATAGCCTATTTGCGTCGATTGAAAAATCAGAGTGTGAATAACCAAAACTCAAATTCATAAATTAAGAATCTAAATATGGAAAAGAAACTCATCATAAACGTTGGTCGCCAAATAGGTAGTGGTGGTCACATCATAGCAAAAATGCTTGCTGATGAATTTGACTGTCAGTTCTACGACCGTGAGATTCTAAATATCGCAGCAAGAGAAAGTGGTTTCTCAGAGAAATTCTTTGAGCAAAACGATGAGCAGAAAGGGTTTATGAAAGGAAATTTCCACATACATCTTCCGCTCATAGGAGACAACAACTTCTATAAGAGTAACTTCTCACAAGAAAGTCTTTATCAGTTCCAAAGCGATGCCATACGTGAAGTAGCTAAGCATAACCCACGTTGTGTGTTTGTTGGTAGAACAGCTGATTATGTATTACGTGATAACCCCAATACTGTCAATATCTTTGTAACAGCTTCAATGGACACTCGCATCGCAAATGTTTGTGAGCGACGTGGATGTACAAAACAGGAAGCACGTAAGCTTATTGAAAATGGTGAAAGTGAGCGCGCTAAATATTACAACTATTACACGACGAAGGTGTGGGGACATGCAGAAAGTTATGACCTTTGCATTGATGCCAGTATACTTGGTTTGGAAAAGACAAAGGATTTAATAGCAGATTTTATCAGAAGAAAAGGCTTTTAATGAAACGAATCGGAATAATCTCTGATACCCACGGATACTGGGATGATAAATATGAGTACTATCTTGGCGAATGTGACGAGATTTGGCATGCTGGTGATATTGGTTCATTAGAGGTTGCGGATAAGTTTGAAGCAATGAAACCTATCTTTCGTGCTGTGTGTGGGAATATTGATGATAACACTTTGCGTAACCGATATAGGGATATTCTACGTTTTAAGTGTGAAGATGTTGATGTTCTACTGAAGCATATTGGAGGTTATCCTGGGAGATACGATCGTTCAGTACAAAGTATGCTTTATGCGTCTCCACCCGATCTCTTTGTTGATGGACACTCACATATTCTTAAAATACAATTCGACAAGACACTCAACCTACTTCACATAAATCCTGGTGCTGCGGGTCTGCGCGGTTGGCATAAAGAAAGAACTTTAGTGAAATTAACCATTGACGGCAGTAAGTTTACTGATTGCGAGGTCATCACATTAGGAGATAAACAAGCCGTCATATAAAAACTAATCTGAATTGTAATGGAAGAAATTTATTACAAAAAGACTATTAGAACTGATAATAATTTTTAAACAATATAGATATGAAAACTTATTTGGTAACTGGTGCTGCTGGATTTATCGGAGCCAACTACATTAAGTATTTACTTCATAAGAAGTATGAGAATGAAGACATCAAAGTTATTATCCTTGATGCGCTTACCTATGCTGGTAACCTCGGTACTATCAAGGATGATATTGATGATGAGCGTTGTATCTTTGTGAAAGGTGACATCCGTGACCGTGAATTGGTTGACCAACTCTTTGCAAAATATGATATTGACTATCTCGTAAACTTTGCTGCAGAAAGTCATGTTGATCGTTCTATAGAAGATCCACAATTATTCCTATCAGTAAACATCCTTGGTACTCAGAACCTCCTGGATGCAGCACGTCGTGCATGGGTAACGGGTAAGGACGAGCAAGGATATCCAACATGGAAGGCTGGCAAGCGTTATCACCAAGTATCAACGGACGAAGTTTATGGGTCTTTGGGGGCTGAAGGCTACTTTACCGAGGAAACTCCACTCTGCCCACATAGTCCTTACTCTGCCAGCAAGACAAGTGCAGACCACTTCGTGATGGCTTATCATGATACTTATCACATGCCAGTTAGTATTACACGTTGTTCCAATAACTATGGTCCTTATCATTTCCCAGAGAAGTTAATTCCATTAATTATCAATAACATCCTCGAAGGTAAGAAACTCCCTGTTTATGGTGAAGGATTAAATGTTCGTGACTGGCTATATGTAGAGGATCACTGTAAGGCTATCGACATGGTGGTACGTGAAGGTCGTGAAGGTGAGGTTTATAATGTTGGTGGGCATAACGAGATGAAGAATATCGACATTGTTAAGCTCACAATCAAGACCATCCACGACATGATGGCAGAGGATAAGAACCTCCGTAACATCCTCAAAAAACAGGAGAAAGATGCTAATGGGGATATCGATATCAGTTGGATTAACGAAGACTTGATTACCCATGTCCCTGACCGTCTCGGTCATGATGCACGTTACGCCATTGATCCAACAAAGATTAAGAATGAGTTGGGGTGGTACCCTGAAACTATGTTTGCTGACGGTATTGTGAAGACTATCCGTTGGAACTTAGAACATCAAGATTGGATTCAAGAAGTAACTTCTGGTGACTATCAAAAGTACTATGACATGATGTATACCAAAAAAGGAAGATAAAACAAGTTATCCTACCCCCTCGCCTACCCTTCATACTATGGCGAGGGTGAAAGTCCTTCTCATCAATCAAAATATTGACAACACATTTTCAAATGAAAAGAATCTTGTTATTAGGCTCAGGCGAACTGGGCAAAGAATTCGTTATTGCAGCTAAACGAGCTGGACAATATGTCATTGCATGCGATAATTATAAGAATGCACCAGCCATGCAGGTTGCAGATGAATCAGAAGTGATAGATATGCTTGATGGCGCAGCACTTGATGCTGTTGTAGATAAGCACAAGCCTGACCTTATCATTCCTGAGATTGAAGCAATTAGAACAGAGCGTTTGTTTGATTACGAAGAGCGTGGAATACAAGTTGCACCATCTGCACGTGCCGTAAACTTCACGATGAACCGCCGTGCGATACGCGATCTTGCTGCACAAGATTTGGGGTTAAGAACAGCCAAATACTTCTATGCCCAGACTTACGAAGAGTTCAAGGCTGCTGCTGACAAAATCGGTTTTCCTTGTGTTGTTAAACCTTTGATGAGCTCAAGTGGACATGGACAGAGTTATGTACACAATGAGGAAGAGCTTGAAGAAGCTTTTCAGAATGCCATAGAAGGTGCACGAGGCGATGTGAAGGAGGTTATCATTGAAGAGTTTATTGAGTTTGATAGTGAGTTTACACTACTCACAGTAACACAGAAAAATGGTCCAACTCTTTTCTGTCCACCTATCGGACACATACAGAAAGGAGGCGATTACCGTGAAAGTTGGCAACCATACGCTATCCCTG from Prevotella melaninogenica includes the following:
- a CDS encoding transglycosylase domain-containing protein — its product is MRRHFVHFLWGSLLAILGLVFVFFISVWNGWVGYMPNMDELSNPIDKFASQVYSSDQQLIGTWNADNNNRVAIDYNELSPHLVHALVATEDERFYDHSGIDFIALGRAVVKRGVMGQASAGGGSTITQQLAKQLFSEKAHSMVERLLQKPIEWIIAVKLERHFTKEEILAMYFNYFDFLHNAVGIKRAANVYFDKEPRKLTVTEAAMLVGLCKNPSMFNPLRHPERCVQRRNVVLMQMVKSGYVTKSEYAELSQRPLGLHFTKPKPVSGAGDYFQAFLRQYMMAKKPERENYQSWQNRQFVLDSIAWEQDPLYGWCNKNTKRNGEPYNVNTDGLRIYTTLDTRMQQYAEESVRKHVGGYLQSQFNLAMRYKKNAPFSSNISRRTIKEILNRSCRQTLRYQRLKEQGATPEEIKRSFRTPHEMTLFTYHGDIDTVMTPIDSIRYYKSFLRSAFVSMDPHTGAVKAYVGGIDYQHFKYDVVMGGRRQVGSTIKPFLYALAMQNGMTPCTLAPNVQRTYGGWTPRNGSRARYGQEVPLRWGLQQSNNWISAYLINLLGPSQFVNILHDFGLNNPDIDKNTSPVLCLGPCEASVGEMASAYTTFANGGIRCAPLFVTKIEDSHGNVIAKFQPLMTEVISEVSSYQMIDMMRAVIQGGTGSRLRYAYHLTADIGGKTGTTNNNSDGWFMGITPELVSGCWVGGEDRDIHFDHTSMGQGATTALPVWAYFMQQVYADKRLGYNQNKKFAIPAKFNPCETADTININGIQEEYF
- a CDS encoding BACON domain-containing protein → MSKLKKSTFAALLLIVLTTIFSCELNSEDGRWDPMKWTSNRPGDPRKITATAEGGTYQLKCTNYGGPWISSVTSPDTTIYGLSKEQDFHHIQYDWYDVLAKGNTFYITLLPNTTGKERKLSIDVTAGDIFDHVVVIQNK
- the pyrI gene encoding aspartate carbamoyltransferase regulatory subunit — encoded protein: MSKKERLVAAIESGTVIDHIPAEKTFQVVNLLQLQKLSTPVTIGFNFSSKMVGTKGIIKVSNKFFTDDEISRLSVVAPNVVLNIINDYEVVEKKKVVTPDELRSIVRCNNPKCITNNEPMNTIFHVVDKEHGILKCHYCDKEQEMEKVELV
- a CDS encoding MATE family efflux transporter — translated: MDNRSATLELGTKPVGKLLVQYAFPAIIAMIAASLYNIIDRIFIGQIVGPMAISGLAITFPFINLGAAFGAAVGIGASTSISVKLGQRDYETAENILGNTVTLNLIIGSSFGIICLIFLDPILRFFGASDATIPYARSFMEVILAGNVISHMYFGMNAVLRAASKPRQAMTATIFTVLMNIVLDFIFIRLWGWGIRGAAFATVLSQALALCWQMKQFTNKEEILHLKRGIYRLKRYLVENIISIGISPFLMNVCACIVVIFMNNQLVRYGGDMAVGAFGIANSIAMIFVMFIIGLNQGMQPIAGYNYGSQQTDRLMRVLKLTIFAATGIMIVGWLIAHLAPYFCARMFTTDPELIRQAIKAIQINMMMYPLVGFQMVVTNFFQCIGKVKISIFLSLSRQLLFLIPFLVILPQFFKLDGVWASLPSSDLLASLVAAFIMIAYLRRLKNQSVNNQNSNS
- a CDS encoding AAA family ATPase; the protein is MEKKLIINVGRQIGSGGHIIAKMLADEFDCQFYDREILNIAARESGFSEKFFEQNDEQKGFMKGNFHIHLPLIGDNNFYKSNFSQESLYQFQSDAIREVAKHNPRCVFVGRTADYVLRDNPNTVNIFVTASMDTRIANVCERRGCTKQEARKLIENGESERAKYYNYYTTKVWGHAESYDLCIDASILGLEKTKDLIADFIRRKGF
- a CDS encoding metallophosphoesterase family protein, with translation MKRIGIISDTHGYWDDKYEYYLGECDEIWHAGDIGSLEVADKFEAMKPIFRAVCGNIDDNTLRNRYRDILRFKCEDVDVLLKHIGGYPGRYDRSVQSMLYASPPDLFVDGHSHILKIQFDKTLNLLHINPGAAGLRGWHKERTLVKLTIDGSKFTDCEVITLGDKQAVI
- the rfbB gene encoding dTDP-glucose 4,6-dehydratase — its product is MKTYLVTGAAGFIGANYIKYLLHKKYENEDIKVIILDALTYAGNLGTIKDDIDDERCIFVKGDIRDRELVDQLFAKYDIDYLVNFAAESHVDRSIEDPQLFLSVNILGTQNLLDAARRAWVTGKDEQGYPTWKAGKRYHQVSTDEVYGSLGAEGYFTEETPLCPHSPYSASKTSADHFVMAYHDTYHMPVSITRCSNNYGPYHFPEKLIPLIINNILEGKKLPVYGEGLNVRDWLYVEDHCKAIDMVVREGREGEVYNVGGHNEMKNIDIVKLTIKTIHDMMAEDKNLRNILKKQEKDANGDIDISWINEDLITHVPDRLGHDARYAIDPTKIKNELGWYPETMFADGIVKTIRWNLEHQDWIQEVTSGDYQKYYDMMYTKKGR
- the purT gene encoding formate-dependent phosphoribosylglycinamide formyltransferase, with the translated sequence MKRILLLGSGELGKEFVIAAKRAGQYVIACDNYKNAPAMQVADESEVIDMLDGAALDAVVDKHKPDLIIPEIEAIRTERLFDYEERGIQVAPSARAVNFTMNRRAIRDLAAQDLGLRTAKYFYAQTYEEFKAAADKIGFPCVVKPLMSSSGHGQSYVHNEEELEEAFQNAIEGARGDVKEVIIEEFIEFDSEFTLLTVTQKNGPTLFCPPIGHIQKGGDYRESWQPYAIPEESLRQAEHIANEVTRALTGYGIWGVEFFLTKKGEVIFSELSPRPHDTGMVTLAHTTNFNEFELHFRAVMGLPIPAIHLEHVGCSAVILSPIETDKPLLYNLLDACKEDRTRLRIFGKPIAHVGRRMGVALCYGKVGTDMNALRDKTKRVAATVLGTDPYMNK